One Pseudonocardia abyssalis DNA segment encodes these proteins:
- a CDS encoding cation diffusion facilitator family transporter: protein MFTPHSHDAADSVDSALEASAEGIRALKISLIALLVTALAQAVVVVLTGSVALLADTIHNFSDALTAVPLWIAFVLGRRTATRRYTYGYGRAEDLAGVFIVFMIALSAVVAGYESIRRLLDPQPITNIGILIAAGLIGFAGNELVALYRIRVGRKIGSAALVADGLHARTDGFTSLAVVAGALGVWAGFPLADPIVGLLITVAILFVLRNAARDIYRRLMDAVDPALVDTAEASLRAVHGVITVEELRLRWIGHRVRAETGITVDPALGIVAAHDIATAAKHALLHDVPKLVGATVHVSPRDITGRDHHAQLAHHPTALEPGAISR, encoded by the coding sequence ATCTTCACCCCGCACAGCCACGACGCCGCGGACTCGGTGGACTCGGCGCTGGAGGCCAGCGCAGAGGGCATCCGCGCACTGAAGATCAGCCTGATCGCGCTGCTGGTCACCGCCCTCGCCCAAGCAGTGGTGGTGGTACTGACCGGGTCGGTGGCGCTGCTGGCCGACACGATCCACAACTTCTCCGACGCCCTGACCGCAGTACCGCTGTGGATCGCGTTCGTGCTCGGCCGCCGGACCGCGACGCGGCGCTACACCTACGGGTACGGCCGCGCCGAGGACCTCGCCGGGGTGTTCATCGTGTTCATGATCGCGCTGTCGGCCGTGGTGGCCGGGTACGAGTCGATCCGGCGGCTGCTGGACCCGCAACCGATCACCAATATCGGGATCCTGATCGCCGCCGGGTTGATCGGGTTCGCCGGCAACGAACTAGTCGCACTCTACCGGATCCGGGTCGGTCGCAAGATCGGTTCCGCGGCGTTGGTCGCCGACGGGCTGCACGCCCGCACCGACGGGTTCACCTCCCTCGCGGTGGTCGCCGGCGCACTGGGCGTGTGGGCCGGGTTCCCGCTGGCCGACCCGATCGTCGGGTTGCTCATCACCGTGGCGATCCTGTTCGTGCTCCGCAATGCCGCCCGTGACATCTACCGACGGTTGATGGACGCCGTCGACCCCGCGCTCGTCGACACCGCCGAGGCCAGCCTGCGCGCCGTCCACGGAGTGATCACGGTGGAGGAACTGCGGCTTCGCTGGATCGGACACCGGGTACGCGCCGAGACCGGCATCACCGTCGACCCCGCCCTGGGAATCGTGGCAGCCCATGACATCGCCACCGCAGCCAAACACGCCCTGCTCCACGACGTGCCGAAGCTGGTGGGCGCGACCGTGCACGTCAGCCCCCGTGACATCACCGGCCGTGATCACCACGCCCAGCTCGCCCATCACCCCACCGCACTGGAGCCCGGCGCGATCTCACGCTAG